In a single window of the Elaeis guineensis isolate ETL-2024a chromosome 4, EG11, whole genome shotgun sequence genome:
- the LOC105043658 gene encoding uncharacterized protein, giving the protein MMLEYEWGNPAAAMLLFGDQETGQDTGQDRPVFDHYGCHGGLGGVDFFPNPQPLTAAALFSPSSSSPSSCHQRYGLAMPPAPARIGLNLGVRTYFSSASPEEEMAVGRVCRRRTRTARCQAEGCGADLTHAKHYHRRHKVCEFHSKASIVITAGLSQRFCQQCSRFHVLAEFDQGKRSCRKRLADHNRRRRKSQDLTAATISITQANNSTTNTSSGVTKNSVANPERILFNTRSSPNNNKSSSSSSNNNCSNLSATTAAMAFAACKPETEYSSVTHASSPKAAPPSLPLPPPATLPRMALGLGCGTGGIMTVPAAATGLSGSSSTGTSPPSVAFLAHLGEFRGHENRFPSWDEAEDGSSIRGLYQSK; this is encoded by the exons ATGATGTTGGAGTATGAATGGGGGAATCCGGCGGCGGCGATGCTGCTGTTCGGGGACCAGGAGACCGGCCAGGACACAGGACAGGACCGGCCGGTGTTCGACCACTACGGCTGCCACGGTGGCCTCGGCGGCGTCGACTTCTTCCCAAACCCCCAGCCGCTGACAGCTGCAGCGCTCTTCTCGCCTTCGTCATCATCGCCGTCCTCATGCCACCAGAGATATGGACTGGCGATGCCACCGGCGCCGGCGAGGATCGGGCTGAACCTTGGCGTGCGGACCTACTTCTCCTCCGCCTCGCCGGAGGAGGAGATGGCGGTCGGCAGGGTGTGCCGGCGGCGGACCCGCACCGCCCGGTGCCAGGCGGAGGGCTGCGGAGCGGACCTCACTCATGCCAAGCACTACCACCGCCGCCACAAGGTCTGCGAGTTCCACTCCAAGGCCTCCATCGTCATCACCGCCGGCCTCTCCCAGCGCTTCTGCCAGCAGTGCAGCAG GTTTCATGTACTCGCGGAGTTTGATCAAGGGAAGCGGAGCTGCAGGAAGCGGCTGGCGGATCACAACCGTCGCAGGAGGAAGTCTCAAGACCTTACCGCGGCCACCATTAGCATCACCCAAGCCAATAACAGCACCACCAATACTAGTAGCGGCGTGACCAAGAACTCGGTGGCTAATCCAGAGAGGATACTCTTCAATACCAGAAGCAGCCCCAACAACAACaagagcagcagcagcagcagcaataaTAACTGCAGCAACCTCTCTGCTACTACTGCTGCTATGGCGTTCGCTGCGTGCAAGCCGGAGACCGAGTACTCTTCCGTGACTCATGCCTCGTCTCCTAAGGCGGCGCCGCCGTCGCTGCCGCTGCCACCACCAGCTACGTTGCCAAGGATGGCACTGGGGCTGGGCTGCGGCACTGGAGGCATCATGACAGTTCCTGCTGCAGCAACAGGGCTGTCGGGCTCGTCATCGACGGGGACTTCGCCGCCGAGCGTCGCATTTCTGGCCCACCTTGGAGAGTTCCGCGGGCATGAGAACAGGTTTCCCAGCTGGGATGAGGCGGAGGATGGAAGCAGTATTAGAGGGCtttatcagagcaagtag